The window ATCTCCTATGTGGCCTTCAGCGTGCCCGCGGTGATCGCCGGTCTGGCGAGCACCGCGTACGGCCTGCACCCCACCGCGGTGGTCTACGCCGGCGTCGTGATCGGCTTCAGCGCACTCGCCCTGGTGGCCAGGATCATCCGCGGCCGGCGCGAGCGACGGGACTGACATGCCCGCCCCGCACCGCGCCGGCGCCCGGACCCGTGGGCCCGGGTGCCGGCGGTCGGCCGGGACGGCTCAGGAGGCGAAGAACGCCAGCAGATCCTGGTCCAGAGCCTGCTGGTAGGGACCCGCGATGCCGTGCGGGGCACCCGGATAGACCTTGAGCTGCGCCTGCGGCACCAGCTCGGCCGTCCTGCGGGCCGCGGCGGCGATCGGCACGATCTGGTCGTCGTCGCCGTGCGCGACGAACATCGGGGTGCCGCGCTCGGCCAGGATCTCCAGGTCCGCGGTGAAGTCGGTCTCGGAGAACGCCTTCACGCAGTCGTACGCGCCGGCCAGACCGACCTGCATGCCGAGCCGCCAGAACTGGTCGCGGTCGGCCTGCGGGATGATCGAACCCTCGCGGTTGGTGCCGAAGAACGCCGCCGACAGCTCCTGGTAGAACGCCGACCGGTCGCCGAGCACCCCCGCCCGGATGTCGTTGAACGCCGACAGCGGTGTGCCCTCCGGGTTCGCGTCGGTCTGCACCATCAGCGGCGGCACGGCACCGGCCGTGGCGACCTTGGCCACCCGGGCCTCGCCGTGCCGGGCGGCGTACCGGACGACCTCGCCACCGCCGGTGGAGTGCCCGACGACGATGACGTCGGTCAGGTCCAGCGCCTCGACCAGCGCCGCGAGGTCGGCGGCGTAGGTGTCCATGTCGTTGCCGGTCCAGGTCTGCTCGGACCGGCCGTGGCCGCGACGGTCGTGGGCGATGGCCCGGTAGCCGGCGTCGGCGGCGAGCTTGAGCTCGACGTCCCAGGCGTCGGAGTTCAGCGGCCAGCCGTGGCTGAACACGACCGGCCGACCGGCGCCCCAGTCCTTGTAGAACATCTGGGCGCCGTCGGGCAGGGTCACGTAGGGCATGGAGCTCCTCGGTTCGGTGGGGTCCCGACCGGGAGCTGCGTGCGGACGTCGATCGTCCGGCGGCCGTGGTGGCGCCCGGAGCGGGATGACCGTCGGTGGTCGACGACAATCCAACGTGCCGCGACGCCGCCGCACCACGAACAACCGCACGAACAACTGGCGTCCGTCCCGGGCGCGCCGCTGAGAGGAGGCACGGATGGAGGACGACA is drawn from Nakamurella deserti and contains these coding sequences:
- a CDS encoding alpha/beta fold hydrolase yields the protein MPYVTLPDGAQMFYKDWGAGRPVVFSHGWPLNSDAWDVELKLAADAGYRAIAHDRRGHGRSEQTWTGNDMDTYAADLAALVEALDLTDVIVVGHSTGGGEVVRYAARHGEARVAKVATAGAVPPLMVQTDANPEGTPLSAFNDIRAGVLGDRSAFYQELSAAFFGTNREGSIIPQADRDQFWRLGMQVGLAGAYDCVKAFSETDFTADLEILAERGTPMFVAHGDDDQIVPIAAAARRTAELVPQAQLKVYPGAPHGIAGPYQQALDQDLLAFFAS